A stretch of the Rosa rugosa chromosome 5, drRosRugo1.1, whole genome shotgun sequence genome encodes the following:
- the LOC133711163 gene encoding coniferyl alcohol acyltransferase-like, which translates to MVGVREFEVSTRKQEVVAAALPLQEHWLPLSNLDLLLPPVDVGVFFCYKNHSSPSAAEARVGVLKKALAQALVTYYAFSGEVVANSVGEPEILCNNRGVDFVEAFADVELKELNLYNPDESIEGKLVPIKKHGILAVQATELKCGGMVVACTFDHRIADAYSTNMFLVSWAKMANSKSPLTKVPSFRRSLLNPRRPGQIHPSLNDMYVPVTSLPPPPPKMEINDTWRLILSLKTSSWRPIIHYRL; encoded by the exons aTGGTTGGAGTCAGAGAATTCGAGGTGAGTACGAGGAAGCAAGAAGTGGTGGCCGCTGCACTGCCATTGCAAGAGCACTGGCTACCACTCTCCAACCTCGACTTGCTTCTTCCTCCGGTCGATGTGGGAGTGTTCTTCTGCTACAAGAACCACAGCAGCCCCTCTGCGGCCGAGGCCAGGGTCGGGGTTCTGAAGAAGGCCCTGGCCCAAGCCCTGGTGACATACTATGCCTTTTCGGGTGAGGTGGTGGCCAACTCTGTTGGGGAGCCTGAGATTCTGTGCAACAACCGTGGGGTTGATTTCGTTGAAGCTTTTGCAGACGTTGAGCTTAAGGAGCTCAACCTTTATAACCCTGATGAATCCATTGAAGGCAAATTGGTTCCCATCAAGAAGCATGGAATTCTAGCTGTCCAG GCAACTGAGCTCAAGTGTGGAGGGATGGTGGTGGCATGCACATTCGACCATCGCATTGCAGATGCCTACTcaaccaacatgtttctcgttTCATGGGCCAAGATGGCCAACTCAAAATCGCCACTCACTAAAGTCCCATCTTTCCGTCGTTCTTTGTTAAACCCTCGGCGTCCCGGTCAGATCCACCCTTCCCTAAATGACATGTACGTCCCCGTCACATCtctgcctcctcctcctcccaaaATGGAGATCAATGATACTTGGAGACTCATATTATCTTTAAAAACTTCAAGTTGGAGACCCATAATACATTACCGACTATAA